A window from Triticum aestivum cultivar Chinese Spring chromosome 6D, IWGSC CS RefSeq v2.1, whole genome shotgun sequence encodes these proteins:
- the LOC123141698 gene encoding proline-rich protein 2 isoform X2 has protein sequence MEDQRMDYAMAYPPGPHPETLYMRPVARTVTFSGTNSVHMIPPNPPPQQQQHPEPQAPPPQHEPQPQPEQPAPAPEQGAPPPEQQPRQPKRGKKKPPRRVRFGPEPPPPQQQQEEHQEQQQQQPEHAPSSNPGNGAPGHHGQQGRGPPGYLRYTPSPLPRWEATPRRHEYFSGEYRYSYPTPVREGIYSMATDANRLTTIFSEENPNACAIV, from the coding sequence ATGGAGGACCAGAGGATGGACTACGCCATGGCATACCCTCCCGGCCCACACCCAGAGACGCTCTACATGCGGCCCGTGGCGCGCACCGTCACCTTCAGCGGCACCAACTCCGTGCACATGATcccgccaaacccgccaccacagCAGCAGCAACACCCAGAGCCCCAAGCGCCACCGCCCCAGCACGAGCCCCAGCCGCAGCCCGAGCAGCCCGCTCCCGCGCCGGAGCAaggcgcgccgccgcccgagcagCAGCCGAGGCAGCCGAAGCGAGGCAAGAAGAAGCCGCCGCGCCGCGTCCGGTTCGGTCCCGAGCCACCGCCACCGCAGCAGCAGCAAGAAGAACACCaggagcaacagcagcagcagccggAGCACGCGCCGAGCAGCAACCCGGGCAACGGCGCGCCGGGCCACCACGGCCAGCAGGGCCGCGGGCCGCCGGGGTACCTGAGGTACACGCCGTCGCCGCTGCCGAGGTGGGAGGCGACGCCGAGGCGGCACGAGTACTTCTCCGGGGAGTACCGGTACAGCTACCCGACGCCGGTGCGCGAGGGCATCTACAGCATGGCCACCGACGCCAACcgcctcaccaccatcttcagcGAGGAGAACCCCAACGCCTGCGCCATCGTCTGA
- the LOC123141698 gene encoding basic proline-rich protein isoform X1, with protein sequence MGCYPLRVIVSKALGKCNGRERWMEDQRMDYAMAYPPGPHPETLYMRPVARTVTFSGTNSVHMIPPNPPPQQQQHPEPQAPPPQHEPQPQPEQPAPAPEQGAPPPEQQPRQPKRGKKKPPRRVRFGPEPPPPQQQQEEHQEQQQQQPEHAPSSNPGNGAPGHHGQQGRGPPGYLRYTPSPLPRWEATPRRHEYFSGEYRYSYPTPVREGIYSMATDANRLTTIFSEENPNACAIV encoded by the exons ATGGGTTGCTATCCCCTGCGCGTGATCGTCTCCAAAGCGCTTGGGAAATGCAACG GGCGCGAACGATGGATGGAGGACCAGAGGATGGACTACGCCATGGCATACCCTCCCGGCCCACACCCAGAGACGCTCTACATGCGGCCCGTGGCGCGCACCGTCACCTTCAGCGGCACCAACTCCGTGCACATGATcccgccaaacccgccaccacagCAGCAGCAACACCCAGAGCCCCAAGCGCCACCGCCCCAGCACGAGCCCCAGCCGCAGCCCGAGCAGCCCGCTCCCGCGCCGGAGCAaggcgcgccgccgcccgagcagCAGCCGAGGCAGCCGAAGCGAGGCAAGAAGAAGCCGCCGCGCCGCGTCCGGTTCGGTCCCGAGCCACCGCCACCGCAGCAGCAGCAAGAAGAACACCaggagcaacagcagcagcagccggAGCACGCGCCGAGCAGCAACCCGGGCAACGGCGCGCCGGGCCACCACGGCCAGCAGGGCCGCGGGCCGCCGGGGTACCTGAGGTACACGCCGTCGCCGCTGCCGAGGTGGGAGGCGACGCCGAGGCGGCACGAGTACTTCTCCGGGGAGTACCGGTACAGCTACCCGACGCCGGTGCGCGAGGGCATCTACAGCATGGCCACCGACGCCAACcgcctcaccaccatcttcagcGAGGAGAACCCCAACGCCTGCGCCATCGTCTGA